The following nucleotide sequence is from Kiloniellales bacterium.
GCTCCGGTTATATCAGCAAGGCCCAGGCGGTGAAAGCCGAGGGACCAAGGCGATCGCGGGCTTGACCTTCTAGTTACTGGAAGCCTCATATCGGGCGCATGACAAGGCAGGGAAACGAATCTCGCGCCCTGGAAGGGGCGCTGGAACACGCCGGCGAGAGCCCACGCTGCCACGCGCCGGGCTCTTGCGGGCATCATGCCGGCGCGAGCGTGCGGCGCGCGGCACCCGGGCGCCCGGGCCTGTTCATCTGTCCGATGTGTCCCGAAGTGGAGAACGAGGGGCCGGGCGCCTGCCCGTCCTGCGGCATGGCCCTCGAGCCCGCCGACCCCGCCGAGGACAGCGGCGCCAGTCCTGAACTGGCCGAGATGACGCGACGGCTCTGGCTCGCCTTTCCGCCGACGCTGGTGGTTGTTGTCGTGGCGATGTCGGACATGGTTCCGGCTGCCGCTTTCATCGGCGAAGCCTGGTCGGGATGGCTCCAAGGCGTTCTGGCGAGCGTCGCGGTCTTGGCCGGCTGGCCGCTCTTCGAGCGCGGCTGGGTCTCGCTCAGGACACGCCAGCTCAATATGTTCACCCTGATCGCGCTGGGCGCCGGGACCGCCTACCTGGCCAGCCTGATGGCGCTGCTCGTCCCCGAGTTGTTCCCTGCGACGTTCCGAGGCGAATCGGGTTCGGTACCGCTCTACTTCGAGGCGGCGGCCGTCATCGTGACCTTAGTGCTGCTCGGTCAGGTTCTGGAGCTAAAGGCGCGGGCAAGAACGACCACGGCGTTGCGCGCTCTGCTCGCCTTGGCACCGAGAGTGGCGCGCCGCATCGGCGCCGACAGCGAGGAAGATGTCCCGCTCGACGCGCTGGAGGTGGGCGACCGGCTGAGGGTGCGCCCGGGCGAGCGAGTCCCTGCCGATGGACGGATCCTCGAGGGGCGGAGCAGCATCGACGAATCGATGATCACGGGCGAGCCCATACCGGTCGAGAAGGGGCCGGGCAATGGCGTGATCGGCGGCACCTTGAACGGCACCGGCGGCTTCGTCATGGCGGCAGAACGGGTCGGCGGGGAAACGCTGCTGGCACAGATCGTCCGCATGGTCGGTGAGGCGCAGCGCAGCCGTGCGCGAATCCAGAGATTGGCCGACCGGGTGTCCGGCTATTTCGTGCCGGCGGTCGTGGCGATCGCGCTGCTCGCCTTTGCACTCTGGGCCTGGTTCGGTCCGGAGCCGCGACTG
It contains:
- a CDS encoding copper-translocating P-type ATPase — encoded protein: MTRQGNESRALEGALEHAGESPRCHAPGSCGHHAGASVRRAAPGRPGLFICPMCPEVENEGPGACPSCGMALEPADPAEDSGASPELAEMTRRLWLAFPPTLVVVVVAMSDMVPAAAFIGEAWSGWLQGVLASVAVLAGWPLFERGWVSLRTRQLNMFTLIALGAGTAYLASLMALLVPELFPATFRGESGSVPLYFEAAAVIVTLVLLGQVLELKARARTTTALRALLALAPRVARRIGADSEEDVPLDALEVGDRLRVRPGERVPADGRILEGRSSIDESMITGEPIPVEKGPGNGVIGGTLNGTGGFVMAAERVGGETLLAQIVRMVGEAQRSRARIQRLADRVSGYFVPAVVAIALLAFALWAWFGPEPRLAHAMISAIAVLIIACPCALGLATPMSIMVASGRGAGAGVLIKNAEALETLERVDTLVVDKTGTLTEGRPRLTRTVTLGGRSEEAVLAIAASLEQGSEHPLAEAFLRAARDAGIGLSPVASVETEPGRGVRGVVKGTPAALGNAAMMRTLSVDTSDIHEILADLTAEGETAVILSVGDEVAGLFTLADPIKATTEEALRGLRRDGVTIVMMTGDTAEAAAAVGGRLGIDRIEAEVLPADKLRLVRALQDQERLVAMAGDGINDAPALAQAHVGLAMGSGSDAAIASADVTLIKGDLRGVLRARRLSRATLTNIRQNLFLAFCYNGLAVPVAAGLLYPLIGLTLNPMIAAAAMSLSSLSVIANALRLRQVRL